Proteins encoded together in one Kitasatospora albolonga window:
- a CDS encoding RpiR family transcriptional regulator, with product MVCVNRRDLGLLALRVGTGAVLAAHGSQKLAGWFGGGGIQGTTAAMEAMGFHPPKHSAVAAGLGEAGGGVLLALGLATPAAGAAAAGAMAGAVAVHAPAGFFAQGGGYEYPAFLGFTAAAIGLAGPGRYSVDHVTCHVFDRPWMVALAFAGSAAAAVAVVGKRAKGAKGGGGAEGQSDETRETDR from the coding sequence ATGGTCTGCGTCAACCGGCGTGATCTCGGTCTGCTCGCCCTGCGCGTCGGCACCGGAGCGGTGCTCGCCGCCCACGGCAGCCAGAAGCTGGCCGGCTGGTTCGGCGGCGGAGGCATCCAGGGCACCACGGCCGCGATGGAGGCCATGGGCTTCCATCCGCCCAAGCACAGCGCCGTCGCCGCCGGACTCGGCGAGGCGGGCGGCGGGGTGCTGCTGGCCCTCGGGCTGGCCACGCCCGCCGCCGGTGCCGCTGCGGCGGGCGCGATGGCGGGGGCGGTGGCCGTGCACGCCCCGGCGGGCTTCTTCGCCCAGGGCGGCGGTTACGAGTACCCGGCGTTCCTCGGCTTCACCGCCGCCGCCATCGGGCTGGCCGGACCCGGCCGGTACTCCGTGGACCATGTCACCTGCCATGTCTTCGACCGGCCCTGGATGGTCGCCCTCGCCTTCGCGGGCAGCGCGGCGGCCGCGGTCGCGGTGGTCGGCAAGCGGGCGAAGGGCGCGAAGGGCGGCGGGGGCGCTGAAGGGCAGTCCGACGAGACACGGGAGACGGACCGATGA
- a CDS encoding MarR family transcriptional regulator yields MTSADSRQTGGGAPDPAAAPDPASAAGLQAFAVELRRMNGEINRMTHGFAANQQLHPTDVTALAAILDAPAPLTPGALREHLGLTSGAVTACLDRLERAGHIRRARESADRRVVHVYYEASARMAARDYFMPLAEATDRARARFSEAELTTVLRFLAAINEELSEAPPARR; encoded by the coding sequence GTGACCAGCGCTGACAGCCGACAGACCGGGGGCGGCGCCCCGGACCCCGCGGCGGCCCCGGACCCCGCGTCCGCCGCCGGTCTCCAGGCGTTCGCGGTGGAGCTGCGCCGGATGAACGGCGAGATCAACCGGATGACCCACGGCTTCGCGGCGAACCAGCAGCTGCACCCCACGGACGTGACCGCGCTCGCGGCGATCCTCGACGCCCCCGCCCCCCTCACCCCGGGCGCGCTGCGCGAGCACCTGGGACTGACCTCGGGCGCGGTGACCGCCTGCCTGGACCGCCTGGAGCGGGCCGGCCACATCCGGCGGGCCCGGGAGAGCGCCGACCGCCGGGTGGTACACGTGTACTACGAGGCGAGCGCCCGGATGGCCGCCCGCGACTACTTCATGCCGCTCGCCGAGGCCACCGACCGGGCGAGGGCACGTTTCAGCGAGGCGGAGCTCACGACCGTCCTGCGCTTCCTCGCCGCGATCAACGAGGAGCTGTCCGAGGCCCCTCCGGCGCGCCGCTGA
- a CDS encoding beta-Ig-H3/fasciclin codes for MTITRFQRTAAAAAALAFPASLAFFAPQAQAQAPAEPFGPACASVPKEGAGSLEGMAKDPVATAASNNPELSTLVSAIEKADLVDTLNNAENITVFAPTNDAFEKIPQADLNALLNDKDELTKVLTYHVVGEKLTTQQLEDGSYKTLEGSDLTVKGSGTDFTVNDSSKIVCGNVPTANATVNLVDTVLMPTS; via the coding sequence ATGACCATCACCCGCTTCCAGCGCACCGCCGCGGCCGCCGCCGCTCTCGCCTTCCCCGCCTCGCTGGCGTTCTTCGCCCCGCAGGCACAGGCGCAGGCCCCGGCGGAACCGTTCGGTCCGGCCTGTGCCTCCGTTCCGAAGGAGGGCGCGGGCAGCCTCGAGGGCATGGCGAAGGACCCGGTCGCCACCGCGGCCTCCAACAACCCCGAGCTCTCCACCCTGGTCAGCGCCATAGAGAAGGCCGACCTGGTGGACACGCTCAACAACGCCGAGAACATCACGGTGTTCGCGCCGACCAACGACGCCTTCGAGAAGATCCCGCAGGCGGACCTGAACGCGCTCCTCAACGACAAGGACGAGCTCACCAAGGTGCTGACGTACCACGTGGTGGGCGAGAAGCTGACCACGCAGCAGCTCGAGGACGGCAGCTACAAGACCCTGGAGGGCAGCGACCTGACGGTGAAGGGGTCCGGTACGGACTTCACCGTGAACGACTCCTCGAAGATCGTCTGTGGCAATGTGCCGACGGCCAACGCCACGGTGAACCTGGTCGACACGGTGCTCATGCCGACATCGTGA
- a CDS encoding DUF4383 domain-containing protein — MKLSDELPVDHRLATVYRIGAGLCGAILLVFGILGFANRLAFFDTSGSQVAGLSTNGLLSLISVVVGLVLIAGAAVGGNVASMVNMTVGSLFLLSGFVHIFILDKGANILDFGMPNVIFSFVMGLLILTFGMYGRVTGGLPHDNPYWRRRHPEQAAREDAARRGAAVGGPPRVTGGGVGQTLR, encoded by the coding sequence ATGAAACTGAGCGACGAACTCCCCGTGGACCACCGGCTGGCGACCGTGTACCGGATCGGGGCGGGGCTCTGCGGAGCCATCCTGCTGGTCTTCGGCATCCTCGGCTTCGCCAACCGGCTGGCCTTCTTCGACACGAGCGGCTCGCAGGTGGCCGGGCTGTCGACGAACGGCCTCCTGAGCCTGATCTCCGTCGTCGTCGGTCTGGTGCTGATCGCCGGGGCGGCGGTCGGCGGGAACGTCGCGTCGATGGTGAACATGACGGTCGGCTCGCTCTTCCTGCTCAGCGGCTTCGTCCATATCTTCATCCTGGACAAGGGCGCGAACATCCTGGACTTCGGCATGCCGAACGTGATCTTCAGCTTTGTGATGGGGCTGCTGATCCTGACCTTCGGGATGTACGGGCGGGTCACCGGCGGGCTGCCGCACGACAACCCGTACTGGCGCCGCCGCCACCCCGAACAGGCCGCCCGTGAGGACGCGGCCCGCCGGGGCGCGGCGGTCGGCGGGCCGCCCCGGGTGACCGGGGGCGGGGTCGGTCAGACCTTGCGGTAG